A window of Sedimentibacter sp. MB31-C6 genomic DNA:
CTTCAAGCTATACCACTGGTCAAATTCTTAGTGTAGATGGCGGTTGGACAGTAATATAATATATTAAAATAATTTAACTAATTAGATGACTGATTATCATAACTAATAGAATGATTTATATTAATTAAAGGCTTTATGTTTCAATAGAAACATAGAGCCTTTTTTGTTTAATAATATTATTTTAGTTTTTCGTATAATTAGTTTAATAGAATTAAAATAGGATATAATAATAAAATGTTTTTAATGATGATTTTACTATTAATGGAATTTAAAAAATATAAATGTATTAATATAATTACTTGATATAAATACATAAAAATGTGAAAACGGTTAAATATAAATTAGGAGGAAAACAATGAAAATTTTAAAAAATGTTCAAAGAGTACCTGGTGGAATAATGGTGGTTCCTTTGCTTTTAGGAGCAACAATAAATACATTTTTTCCTGAGGTATTAAATATTGGTGGTTTTACTACAGCACTGTTTAGAGACAGTGCATCGGCTTTAATTGCTCTTTTTTTACTTTGTAATGGTGCTCAGATTAATGTTAGGCAAGCAGGAAGTTCATTAGCAAAGGGATTTAGCTTAACACTTGTTAAGTTTATTCTTGGTGCTGGTATAGGATGGTTCATAGGTACTATGTGGGGAATTAAGGGTGTATTAGGAATAAGTCCAGTTGCTGTTATAGCAGCATTAACAAATTCAAATGGTGGTCTTTATGCAGCTTTAGCTAGTCAGTATGGTGATGCTTCTGATGTAGGAGCAATATCTATATTATCAATAAATGATGGCCCATTCTTTACTATGATAGCTCTTGGTGCATCAGGGCTTGCTTCTATTCCATTTATGTCACTTGTTGCATCTGTAGTTCCAATTATTATAGGATTCATTTTAGGAAATTTAGATGAAGATTTAAGAGAATTTTTAGCAAAAGGAACGGTTATTTGTATTCCATTCTTTGCTTTCCCATTAGGTGCGGCTCTTAATTTTGGGCAAATAATTACAGCTGGTGGACCTGGAATAATTCTAGGATTAATTACAACAATAAT
This region includes:
- a CDS encoding 2-keto-3-deoxygluconate permease, whose amino-acid sequence is MKILKNVQRVPGGIMVVPLLLGATINTFFPEVLNIGGFTTALFRDSASALIALFLLCNGAQINVRQAGSSLAKGFSLTLVKFILGAGIGWFIGTMWGIKGVLGISPVAVIAALTNSNGGLYAALASQYGDASDVGAISILSINDGPFFTMIALGASGLASIPFMSLVASVVPIIIGFILGNLDEDLREFLAKGTVICIPFFAFPLGAALNFGQIITAGGPGIILGLITTIITGIGGYLVLKLLKAKNPAVGAAIGTTAGNAVGTPEAIAAVDPSIAIIATAATVQVAASIIVTAICCPLFVAYLDKRANGRRKTV